The Acidobacteriaceae bacterium genome contains the following window.
GGTAGCGGCTGACCGCGGCGGATCTTGCCGGTGAGGCGGCCCCAGCCGAGCGGCGACCATACGAGCGCACCGACACCCTGATCGACCGCGAGCGGCATCAGCTCCCACTCGTAGTCACGGCCGATAAGCGAGTAGTAGACCTGGTGGCCGACGTAGCGCGCCCAGCCGTAGCGCTCGGAGACAGAGAGCGATTTCATCAGGTGCCAACCAGAGAAATTCGAACAGGCGATGTAGCGGACTTTGCCTTCCCGGACGAAGTTGTCGAGTGTTTCGAGCGTCTCTTCGACGGGCGTCGTCGCGTCGAAGGCGTGCATATGGTAGACGTCGATGTAATCGGTCTGCATGCGCTTCAGCGAGCCGTGCAGTTGGTCGATGAGGTGGTAGCGCGAACTTCCAACATTGTTCGCGCCGGGACCAAAGCGGAAGGTGGCCTTTGTTGATATCAATACATCTTCGCGTTTCAGGTGTTTGATGGCCTGCCCGAGAACTTCTTCGCTCTTACCGTCGGAGTAGCCATCGGCGGTGTCGAAAAAATTGCAGCCGGCCTCCATGCAGATGTCGATGAGCTTGCGGGCTTCCTCAGTCTGGGTGTTGCCCCAGGCGGCGAAGAACTCGTTAGCGGCGCCGAACGTGCCCGTGCCGAAGCAGAGCTCAGGAACCTTCAGGCCGGAGCGGCCCAGTGTGCGGTACTCCATAAAACACCTCGCGTGTAAGTGGAACTGAGGCCCGCGCGGAATTGCTCACGCGCCAACGACGTTGTCTTCGCTTGGATGCAGCGAGGCGCGCGCAGGACTCAGGTGCTATTTAACCAAGGGCGCCGGCGGCACTTTTGGCGAAGTACGTGACGATGAAGTCCGCCCCCGCGCGCCGGATGCCGAGCAAACTTTCGAGCATAGCGCGCTCAGGTTCGAGCCAGCCGCGCTGGAAGGCCGCCTGCAGCATCGCGTACTCGCCGGAGACCTGGTAGGCGCCTATGGGAATATCGAAGCGCTCACGTGCGTCGCGAATGATGTCCAGGTAGGGCATCGCGGGCTTCATCAGAATCATGTCCGCGCCCTCGCCGAGGTCCTGTGCGATCTCGCGCATGGCTTCCCGGCGATTCGCGCCATCCATCTGGTAGGTACGGCGATCGCCAAACTGCGGAGCGGAGTCGGCGGCCTCGCGGAACGGTCCGTAGAACGCGGATGCGAACTTCGACGCGTAGCTGAGGATCGGCGTGTTGTGGCGGCTGGCAGTGTCAAGTGCGGAGCGGATCGCGGCGACGCGGCCGTCCATCATGTCGCTGGGTGCGACGATGTCAGCGCCTGCAGCCGCTAGCGACGCCGCAGTCTTCGCGAGCAGCGCAAGCGTGGTGTCATTCTCGATTGCATAGTCCTCACCGTTCCGCCGCACAATACCGCAGTGACCGTGCGAGGTGTACTCGCACAGGCAGACGTCCGCAATCAGCACAAGTGACTTTGCAGCGGAGCTCTGCTTGAGCGCGCGCAGTCCACGCTGCACGATGCCGTCGTCGATCCAGGCTCCGGTGCCCTGCTCGTCCTTCTCTGCGGGAAGACCGAAGAGCAGAAGGCCGCCGAGCCCGAGCGAAGCACAAGCCTCGGCTTCTTTCACGGCTTCGTCGACAGAGAGATTGAACACGCCGGGCATCGAGCCTATTTCCCGGCGAACGCCTTCGCCCTCGCAGAGAAATAGTGGATAAATGAGCGCGCCTGGGTGCAGATTCGTCTCTCGAACGAGCGAACGCATAGCCGGGGTCGCGCGCAGACGGCGTAGGCGTGTCGCTGGAAAGTTCATGTCTCTAGTGTAGTGTGGCGCGGCGTTCAGCGACGCAGATTGTCGAGAAGGTCGGTGAGTTCGCTGGGCAGGGGCGCGCGGAGCTCGAGCGGCTTGCCCGTGCGCGGATGTTTGAGATCGAGTTCGGCGGCGTGCAGGAAGTTGCGGCTCAGCGTGAGAGGCTCTTCGTGTGCGACGTGTGAGCGCGGAGCGATGTGGTGCGGCGCGCCGTAGAGCGTGTCTCCGACGACAGGGTGACCGATCGCCCGCAGGTGCACCCGAATCTGGTGGGTGCGGCCAGTCTCGATGCGCACCTCGAGAAGCGTAAATTTTCCGAGCGCCCCGTCAATTCGTTCCAGCACCCGCCAGTGGGAGACGGCGTTGCGACCTCCGGCACGGCGCGTGGTCATGCGCGTTCGGCGCACAAGGTCGCGGCTGATCGGAAGATCAATCGTACCTTCGTCCTGCTTCACCTTGCCGTGC
Protein-coding sequences here:
- a CDS encoding aldo/keto reductase, which encodes MEYRTLGRSGLKVPELCFGTGTFGAANEFFAAWGNTQTEEARKLIDICMEAGCNFFDTADGYSDGKSEEVLGQAIKHLKREDVLISTKATFRFGPGANNVGSSRYHLIDQLHGSLKRMQTDYIDVYHMHAFDATTPVEETLETLDNFVREGKVRYIACSNFSGWHLMKSLSVSERYGWARYVGHQVYYSLIGRDYEWELMPLAVDQGVGALVWSPLGWGRLTGKIRRGQPLPETSRLQSKIVNDAGPIPDWEYVYKVVDAIDEVAKATDKSIPQIALNWLLRRPTVSTLVIGARDEKQLRANLASVDFALTPEQVAKLDAASQTKLAYPYWHQIQFDERNPFPVPQTLITEA
- the hemB gene encoding porphobilinogen synthase, producing MNFPATRLRRLRATPAMRSLVRETNLHPGALIYPLFLCEGEGVRREIGSMPGVFNLSVDEAVKEAEACASLGLGGLLLFGLPAEKDEQGTGAWIDDGIVQRGLRALKQSSAAKSLVLIADVCLCEYTSHGHCGIVRRNGEDYAIENDTTLALLAKTAASLAAAGADIVAPSDMMDGRVAAIRSALDTASRHNTPILSYASKFASAFYGPFREAADSAPQFGDRRTYQMDGANRREAMREIAQDLGEGADMILMKPAMPYLDIIRDARERFDIPIGAYQVSGEYAMLQAAFQRGWLEPERAMLESLLGIRRAGADFIVTYFAKSAAGALG